Part of the Bacillus sp. N1-1 genome, GAAACAACGAAAGAGCGCTTGAACTCTCTTCACTTTGTCAAGCGAGTGGAGCCTTCAAAGCGTCCAGAAGTGCAAACTGAATATCAAAACGCTAAGCCTGATAAAGCAAAACAATATGATTACAAAATGGGTCTCTAAAAAGCTAATCCTTTTAGGAGGCTTTTTTTATGTTCATTTTTAATAAACCAATCCGAAATGGTTGATTATTTCGGCTACCGAAGTATATAATGGTCGAATTAAAGGAAGTGACATAGTGGAGAATTGGAAACGAAATGTGTGGATTTTGTTTGGTAGTCAATTTCTAGTCCTAGGTGCCATGACGATGATCATGCCATTTCTCCCTTTATACGTGCAAGAACTCGGTGTAGAAGGAGAAAGTCAAATTAGCCTCTGGTCAGGCGTCATTTTCGGAGCGAATTTTTTAACAGCATTTTTATTTTCACCATTCTGGGGACGTATGGCAGATCGACATGGACGAAAGCTGATGCTTCTTCGTTCTGGCTTCGGTATGGCAATCGTAATTATTTTAACCGGATTTGCCACAGGTCCCTGGTCTTTACTTGGTTTACGTTTGCTTAATGGAGTTGTTTCAGGGTTTATCCCTGCTGCAATTGCACTTGTTGCAACGAATACACCAAAAGAGCACGTTGGTTATGCTCTCGGTACGCTAAATTCAGGTGCGGTCGCAGGTGCCATTTGTGGTCCTTTATTTGGGGGATTAATGGCAGAAACGTTTGGTTTTCGAATGATCTTTAATATTACGGGTATTGTTATTTTACTTGCAGCATTTGTTGTCCTATTTCTAGTGAAAGAAGAGAAAAAACCAGAGCCCTCAGCCAAAAATGAGAAAAGCAACGCGATAAAAGATTTTAAAAAAGTAACGGTGAATTCTCCGATGCTATCTTTAATGCTTGTAGGTTTTCTTGTACAGTTTGCGCTTCTTGGTATGAATCCACTCATACCTCTTTTTGTCCAGCAGCTTACAACAGGCTCGAATGTGGCTTTATTTGCAGGTATTGCGGCTTCTGTCATGGGAGTAGCCAATATGCTAGCTTCACCGAAACTTGGAAAAGTTGGAGATCGTAAAGGCTCTCATCACGTTCTCTATTACTCGTTAATAGGGGCAGCGATCTTTTCTATTCCACAGGCATTTGTTCAAGAACTTTGGCAATTAATTACTCTCCGTTTTTTATTAGGGTTATGTATTGGGGGATTGCTTCCTTCAGTCAATTCCTTAGTTAAAACGTTATCGCCTGCTGGCATGGAAAGTAGAACGTATAGTTTCTCCAATAGCGCGGTATATTTAGGAAACTTACTTGGACCTGTAACGGGGGGAGCCATTGTAGCGTTGGTTGGGACAAGAGGTCTCTTTTTATTTGCTGGTATCATATTGCTGATTAGCGTAGCGTATGTAAAAAGAAAAGTTCTCCCAATCCTTGATCGCAAACGCGCAGTTTATGAAGCGAAAGAAATTCCATCATAAAAAGCAGGAGCCATTGGCTCCTGCTTTTGTTCATTCTATGAACTTACTGAAGCGGAGGAATCAAGTTATTTAAGCGAAGAATCCCAATAATATAGTTGAAATAAAGATCTACTTCGTTAAATTCACTTGAAGGCTTTACTTCAATAGGGATGATTGGCGTTTCGAGCTCTTTGCTTAATGCTTCAAATAGTTCCTGGCGCTGTACAGAAGGCTCTTTTGCAGGAATACCTTCTCTAGATATGTAAAGAGGCTGTAGGTTTCCTTCGCCAGCGGGTTTTAAGACGACTACTGGTGATAAAACTTCCCTGTTATTCTTAATGGTTTTAAGTACGAGTAAACGGTGAACGCGATGGGAATTCGTTCTTGCCAGTTCAACTAATTCATATATATCAGAATAGCCTTCACCAAGTTCGATAAAGCGTTGAATCATGTTGTCACTCTCCTTTCCTTTAAATCAGAAATCCAATCATAATGTAGCATGAATTCTTTATGATGGAAAGGATGAAGCGTTTGCATTAGAATGAAAGAAAGGAGGTTCTTCTATGGGCTCGATTCTGCTTCTGGTTGGTTTAGTAGGTGGGTTGCTTTATCTATACTGGAAAGGAAGACATGCTAAAGAGGAAACCATCGATAAAAAGTTGATACAGGGATTGATTATCGCAGACATTCTTGCTGCACTTGTGTTGCACGGGGTCATAACAGCAGCAGAAGCTGAAATGCTTTCAGAGCAATCTCTTTCAGAGGTAGAAGATTATTTGTTTAATCATACGAGTATTACAGAAGGGTCATTTAGCGACTGGGTTCATCACGATTGGGATGGTGTACAGATTGTTGATGCACTCGACATTGATCCTGGCTAAATTAAGAAACCTCTTATTGTTTGATAACGATAAAAAAACCCGCAGGATTTCCTGCGGGTGCCTTAAGCTATGAAGCTAAGGCAAATGGGAGAGGAGAAACCGGAGGAAGAACTTATGGGGAAACGTAAGTCTTCTTCCGCGGTTGGCAACATCGTTATGAACGATGCTACTACGTTTAGTATCGCCATCCCAAAAACGTTTATACATGGATTTTAGCTTTCCCTTTTTTTGTGGTAGGATAAGTAGGAATATGGAAACGATAAGGTTGTGAGAGAGATGCGTATTATTGCAGGACAATGTAAAGGAAGGCAAATCAAGCCTGTTCCTGGAACTTCTACAAGACCAACAACAGATAAAGTAAGAGAATCGATTTATAATATCATCGGCCCATTTTTTGAAGGGGGTCTCGCTCTTGATTTGTATGGAGGTAGTGGAGCACTAGGCATTGAAGCTTTAAGCCGTGGTATTGAAAAATGTGTGTTTGTGGATCGAGAAAGTAAGGCGATTGAAACAATCAAATGGAATTTGGAGCAAACAAAATTTACAAAATCCGCTGAAGTTTTTCGGAATGATTCAAAGCGTGCGCTAAAAGCTCTTCAAAAACGAGAGGTTAAATTTTCACTTGTTTTATTAGACCCTCCTTACCATAAAGAGCAAATCTTGCACGATCTTGAAAAGCTTACGGCTTATCATTTGTTAGACGATCAAGCAACGATTGTCGTTGAGCACAAAAAAGAAGTGACGCTTCCAGAATCCTATGCAGGATTGCGAATGATTCGTGAAGAAACTTATAGCGGGAAAACAACGATATCCATTTATACATATGAACAGTTGCGTGTTGAGGAGGAGAATTAGTCATGGCAAAAATTGCAGTATGCCCGGGTAGTTTTGATCCAGTGACTTTTGGTCACCTAGATATTATTAAACGAGGTGCAAGAGTGTTCGATGATATTAAAGTTGTCGTGCTTAATAATCAGAGTAAATCCACGTTATTCTCAGTAGAAGAGCGTGTCGCTCTGTTAAAAGAAGCAACGAAAGACATTCCGAACGTTACCGTTGATTCTCATCACGGTCTTTTAATTGAGTATGCTAAAAAAGTAGAGGCGTCAACGATCTTACGCGGATTGCGTGCGGTATCTGATTTTGAATATGAGATGAAAATTGCTTCAATTAACCGAAAACTAGAAGATGAAATTGAAACTTTCTTTATGATGACCAACAATCAATACTCCTTTTTAAGCTCAAGTATTGTAAAAGAAATTGCGAAATACCATGCACCTGTCTCAGATCTAGTACCTGAGATCGTTGAAAGTGCTCTCAGACAAAAGTATGCAGAATCCCCGTTAAGTTAACGGGGGTCTTTTTTCTACTTAAATATCCGTTGATTCCCAGCACGGTAAGTAACAAGGATGATAAATATAAGTAATGAAAAAAGGGTGATCCAGGGTCCTGTTTGCGTAAGAAAAGAATAGACGCTTTCAATAAAAGATGGGGCATCTTCTCGATTTAAAACAGGAAGAGAGCCATTACCTGAAGATAGGTAATCCAAATAAATAGGTTTCCAAATGATAAGTGTAAGAAAAGATGCGAAAAAGCCATGAAGCAATCTCGCGAAAAAAAATGGCTTGAACCGAATGTCGGTATCTGCCAAAATACTTGCCACCTGTGCCTGAACGGAGAATCCATTAAAAGCCAGAATGAAGCTTGTCACGATCGCTTGAGCAAGAAGTGTTGTAGAGCTTTCACTTGCTAGTCTGCTTCCTAACGTAATTTCAAACATTCCAGAAAGTAATGGGATATCTAGCTCAGGGGATAGCTGTAACAGTAACAGGATGGACCGAATTATTCCTGCAAGAATAGCAGCGATTCCAATCACACCGAGTAGCTCATTTAAAACAGAAAACAGAATAATGAAGCCACCAACCATTAATAGTGTTTTAATTGAAGAATGAACAGCATCTCCCATCATTTTTCCGAATGGACGTGGATCTGTAAGTCGTGTTTCATGGAGAGCTGAAAAAGCAAGTCCGAGTCTTGACTCAGAAGATCGGATCATTTCAGTAGGATGGCGGTCCTCAGGATGATGAAAACGCATCACGAACCCAACCAAAATATTACCGGCGTAGTGGGCGATCGCTAAAATAACGCCAAGTGCGGGATTATGGAAAAAACCAACTGCAACAGCGGCGAAAATAAAAAGCGGGTTTGAGCAGTTTGTAAACGAAACAAGACGTTCTCCTTCAATTGCAGTGATGTCATTATTTTGACGAAGATGAGCGGTATACTTCGCTCCTGCAGGGAAGCCTGACGCAATGCCCATTGCAAATACAAAAGCGCCTGAACCTGGAACACGAAAAAGGGGTCTCATCAAAGGTTCTAGTAAAATGCCAATAAATCGAACAACTCCAATGCCAATTAGGATTTCAGAGATAATAAAAAAGGGTAATAAAGAGGGGAATACAATATTCCACCACATGGATAAACCGCTTTTGGATGCCTCTAGTGTATGATCAGGAAATAAAATTACGGCGAGAGCAACGAACGTCACGGACGTTGCAAGCATTATGGTTTTCATTACTTGAACGTTCACAGTTGCATTCCTCCCACTTCATGAGCAGTAAACGAAAAAAGTTTCTCTAACCTGTCCGATTATTAAAATATACGTATGTGAGGCACAATTAGACCATATGATTAAGCAGGTATAGACAGGGAGGCGTTCTCAATGAACCGTCCAAAGATCGGATTAGCTCTCGGTTCTGGAGGAGCAAGAGGATTCGCTCATTTAGGCGTACTTAAAGTACTGCTTCAAGAAAAAATTCCGATTGATTGCATTGCTGGAAGTAGCATGGGATCACTCGTCGGTGCCATTTATGGATCGGGACATGATATCGAAACGATGGAGAAAATGGCATCGCTTTTTCGTAGAAAGTATTATTTAGACTTTACCGTTCCTAAGATGGGTTTTATTGCGGGGAATAAAGTGAGAAGTTTAATTGAAACGTTGACTCATGGAAAACAGATAGAAGACATGGACCCTCCGCTTGCGATTGTTGCAACAGACATTATTAAAGGAGAAAAGGTTGTTTTTCGAACCGGGTCTGTTGCGCAAGCGGTAAGAGCAAGTATTGCGATACCTGGAATATTAGTTCCAGAAAAGATTGGGGAACGCCTTTTAGTAGATGGAGGTGTAATTGATCGCGTCCCAGTTTCTGTTGCAAGAGAAATGGGCGCCGATCTTGTCATTGCCGTGGACGTATCCAACGTAAAGAAAGAACCTGATGTGACATCCATTATAGACGTCATTATGCAAAGTATCGATATTATGCAAAATGAAATGGTGCGGCTGCATGAAATTAATGCAGATGTCATGATAAAACCAGGTTTGGAATCCTTTCAATCAAGAGCTTTTACAAACGTATTGGATATCATTAAAATCGGAGAGGAAGAAGCCTATCGCCACCTTGAACAAATTCATCAGGCGGTGAAGGTGTGGAAGGAGAAAAATAAATGAATCGAAGCACCAAGAAATTCACCTATGTTTGGGCAATTATTATTGTATTGGTGGCGGCCTTTACTTTTATTGACCTCCCCTATTATGTGACAACACCGGGAGAAGCGAGAGTATTAGATGAAGTGATCAACGTTGATGGTGGTTCACAAGATGGTGGAGAATTTATGCTGACGACTGTTCGAGTGGGAGAAGCAAACGTTATTCAGTACATCTGGGCCCAATTTAACGAATATCATGAGTTGATTGAAGAAGATTTGATTAAACGTGAAGGCGAGTCAGATGAAGAGTACCATCAAAGACAGCTAGACGTCATGGCAAACTCACAAACGAGTGCGACAATTGTAGCATACCAGGCAGCGAATAAGGACATTACCATTACAAAAAATGGTGTTCTCGTAACTGGAATCATTGAAGGAATGCCGGCAGATGGGAAGTTAGAACTCGGCGACTTAATTGTCGAGGTTGACGGAGAGAAAGTGGAAGAAACCGAACAGCTTCTTGAGCAACTTGGCTCTTATGAAAAGTCAGACACGGTTAACTTAACCATTAAAAGAGAAGATAAGGAAATGAAGGTGGAGCTTGGTTTTGCAGACTTCCCAGAAGCTTATAATGCCGAAGACGGTAAAGTAGGCGTTGGGATCACAGGTCCTGTCACAGCAACGACGATCGAAACAGATCCTTCCATTAAAATCAATACGGACGAAATTGGTGGACCATCAGCGGGGTTAATGTTTTCACTTGAAATTTATAACCAATTAACAGAAGAGGATTGGACAAAAGGGTATGAGATTGCTGGAACGGGTACAATCAATGACGAAGGTGAAGTTGGACCGATCGGCGGAATAAAACAGAAGATCGTGGCTGCTGATGGATCAGGGGCAGAAATTTTCTTTGCACCGGTTGCTCATTCCAATTATGATGATGCATTAGAAGCAGGAAAAGATATTGATACCGAAATGAAGATTGTTCCTGTGGAAACATTTGAAGATGCTCGTGAGTACTTAAAACAATTGAAAGAAAAGTAAAAGCATTCCTAATGCAAAAGGGCCTGGCGATTACTGCCAGGCTTTTTTTAGATCATTAAAGGTACAGATTTATATTCTTTTTTAAGAAAGTTTTCTTGATGCTGACCATCGTATCCGAGTGCATAAACAAGGCTTGCTCGTCTTTCAATCGTCAGAAATGGGTGGTCCGATTGATTGATATTGGAAACGAGGGGAATAGAAAGAGCCCCTTTTTTCTGACTAAGAAACGTTCGCCCTGATTTTGTCATGCCAAGAATACGAATATATGGTGCTTTCCCATCTAGTGCTGGCTTCATGTCCTCCTTAGTCGTTTGAGTGAGGACGTGAAGAGCGAACCGTTGAATTCTTGTCCACGTGTATCGTTTGGTTTTGACAAACTCCATAAAAGATTGAAAATTTGGGGCTTTCTTAGCCATCGAAATAAGGCGATTCTCAAGCCCTTCCTCCGCTTCATAGATGAAAGAAAGGTCCTTATTATTCGTCGTAAGTAGTTTATAACGCAGCAGGTGATAAAGCTTGTGCCACCCGTGGAAGTCGCTATATGTATGCTGATAGTCGAGGAGCTTTTGGTAAGTTGGATGTGGCACATAATTGATGATGTGATCAAGAGTGCTACCTTTTAATAGCTCAATTCGGATACTTGTTGCGCTTGCAATTTTTACATCGACAAATTCTTGATCATGATAACCTGCTTTTGTTCGTAAAATTGTAAAGGGTTGTAGATGAGAATTAAGATCTTGAATCGCTTTAACATAGTGGTAACCTAGTATGTTATTTGGTTGAGAGAGATCAAGCACGTTTGCGTGTCCGTCAAGACTCTCAAAGGCAAGCGATGACGCTTTTGGGTAGCTATATCCCTGGCCCATGTAATATTTAATTCGTTCGTTATATTCTGGTTCATTGTTATGAATAAATGTTG contains:
- a CDS encoding SepM family pheromone-processing serine protease, with product MNRSTKKFTYVWAIIIVLVAAFTFIDLPYYVTTPGEARVLDEVINVDGGSQDGGEFMLTTVRVGEANVIQYIWAQFNEYHELIEEDLIKREGESDEEYHQRQLDVMANSQTSATIVAYQAANKDITITKNGVLVTGIIEGMPADGKLELGDLIVEVDGEKVEETEQLLEQLGSYEKSDTVNLTIKREDKEMKVELGFADFPEAYNAEDGKVGVGITGPVTATTIETDPSIKINTDEIGGPSAGLMFSLEIYNQLTEEDWTKGYEIAGTGTINDEGEVGPIGGIKQKIVAADGSGAEIFFAPVAHSNYDDALEAGKDIDTEMKIVPVETFEDAREYLKQLKEK
- a CDS encoding MFS transporter; the encoded protein is MENWKRNVWILFGSQFLVLGAMTMIMPFLPLYVQELGVEGESQISLWSGVIFGANFLTAFLFSPFWGRMADRHGRKLMLLRSGFGMAIVIILTGFATGPWSLLGLRLLNGVVSGFIPAAIALVATNTPKEHVGYALGTLNSGAVAGAICGPLFGGLMAETFGFRMIFNITGIVILLAAFVVLFLVKEEKKPEPSAKNEKSNAIKDFKKVTVNSPMLSLMLVGFLVQFALLGMNPLIPLFVQQLTTGSNVALFAGIAASVMGVANMLASPKLGKVGDRKGSHHVLYYSLIGAAIFSIPQAFVQELWQLITLRFLLGLCIGGLLPSVNSLVKTLSPAGMESRTYSFSNSAVYLGNLLGPVTGGAIVALVGTRGLFLFAGIILLISVAYVKRKVLPILDRKRAVYEAKEIPS
- the ylbJ gene encoding sporulation integral membrane protein YlbJ encodes the protein MNVQVMKTIMLATSVTFVALAVILFPDHTLEASKSGLSMWWNIVFPSLLPFFIISEILIGIGVVRFIGILLEPLMRPLFRVPGSGAFVFAMGIASGFPAGAKYTAHLRQNNDITAIEGERLVSFTNCSNPLFIFAAVAVGFFHNPALGVILAIAHYAGNILVGFVMRFHHPEDRHPTEMIRSSESRLGLAFSALHETRLTDPRPFGKMMGDAVHSSIKTLLMVGGFIILFSVLNELLGVIGIAAILAGIIRSILLLLQLSPELDIPLLSGMFEITLGSRLASESSTTLLAQAIVTSFILAFNGFSVQAQVASILADTDIRFKPFFFARLLHGFFASFLTLIIWKPIYLDYLSSGNGSLPVLNREDAPSFIESVYSFLTQTGPWITLFSLLIFIILVTYRAGNQRIFK
- a CDS encoding nucleotidyltransferase: MKAAGVVVEYNPFHNGHLYHLEETKKTTNAEVVVAVMSGSFLQRGEPALVDKWTRTEMALRNGVDLVIELPYVYATQKAEIFAKGAISLLTSLGVDTLCFGSESGAIEEFQKTTTFIHNNEPEYNERIKYYMGQGYSYPKASSLAFESLDGHANVLDLSQPNNILGYHYVKAIQDLNSHLQPFTILRTKAGYHDQEFVDVKIASATSIRIELLKGSTLDHIINYVPHPTYQKLLDYQHTYSDFHGWHKLYHLLRYKLLTTNNKDLSFIYEAEEGLENRLISMAKKAPNFQSFMEFVKTKRYTWTRIQRFALHVLTQTTKEDMKPALDGKAPYIRILGMTKSGRTFLSQKKGALSIPLVSNINQSDHPFLTIERRASLVYALGYDGQHQENFLKKEYKSVPLMI
- a CDS encoding DUF2129 domain-containing protein, which gives rise to MFVERVGLAVYIQSLKHAKQLRRFGNVHYVSSKQKYVVIYINLDQLETTKERLNSLHFVKRVEPSKRPEVQTEYQNAKPDKAKQYDYKMGL
- a CDS encoding methylthioribose kinase, whose protein sequence is MIQRFIELGEGYSDIYELVELARTNSHRVHRLLVLKTIKNNREVLSPVVVLKPAGEGNLQPLYISREGIPAKEPSVQRQELFEALSKELETPIIPIEVKPSSEFNEVDLYFNYIIGILRLNNLIPPLQ
- a CDS encoding patatin-like phospholipase family protein yields the protein MNRPKIGLALGSGGARGFAHLGVLKVLLQEKIPIDCIAGSSMGSLVGAIYGSGHDIETMEKMASLFRRKYYLDFTVPKMGFIAGNKVRSLIETLTHGKQIEDMDPPLAIVATDIIKGEKVVFRTGSVAQAVRASIAIPGILVPEKIGERLLVDGGVIDRVPVSVAREMGADLVIAVDVSNVKKEPDVTSIIDVIMQSIDIMQNEMVRLHEINADVMIKPGLESFQSRAFTNVLDIIKIGEEEAYRHLEQIHQAVKVWKEKNK
- the coaD gene encoding pantetheine-phosphate adenylyltransferase, whose product is MAKIAVCPGSFDPVTFGHLDIIKRGARVFDDIKVVVLNNQSKSTLFSVEERVALLKEATKDIPNVTVDSHHGLLIEYAKKVEASTILRGLRAVSDFEYEMKIASINRKLEDEIETFFMMTNNQYSFLSSSIVKEIAKYHAPVSDLVPEIVESALRQKYAESPLS
- the rsmD gene encoding 16S rRNA (guanine(966)-N(2))-methyltransferase RsmD; the encoded protein is MREMRIIAGQCKGRQIKPVPGTSTRPTTDKVRESIYNIIGPFFEGGLALDLYGGSGALGIEALSRGIEKCVFVDRESKAIETIKWNLEQTKFTKSAEVFRNDSKRALKALQKREVKFSLVLLDPPYHKEQILHDLEKLTAYHLLDDQATIVVEHKKEVTLPESYAGLRMIREETYSGKTTISIYTYEQLRVEEEN